In one Carassius carassius chromosome 48, fCarCar2.1, whole genome shotgun sequence genomic region, the following are encoded:
- the LOC132131724 gene encoding uncharacterized protein LOC132131724 isoform X2, whose translation MFSERFEMFRNEQPLHGPARPRRTRRRNVTCTFKVTLLRTGIDRLSSLRDAIASQRLVVQREQSETQFAEILRSTFPQLQGREFELCRVDAQRQVSRLSLESKTPAAIIASGQLGRSALYVQEKSTYALAQVNSSPAPAVASFSSPAVASFSAPAVASFSAPAPAVASSPAPAPAVASFSAPAPAVASSPAPAPAVASFSAPAPAVASSPAPAPAVASSPAPAPAVASSPAPAPAVASSPAPAPAVASSPAPAPAVASFSSPAVASFSAPAVASSAAPAPAVASSPEVSVAFSLLSPDTDIYISDEDEYDVDLKSLLNTMSNKVDFTAAPISNQINVTRCNILDSGIRAFRRQRFNPEAKLDVVFRDADGIGEGAADEGGPTREFLTLLMREIHSCEIFDGEDWKKTLACNSKERLFCQVCNLQPPVPDLQEIADYDFRAKMTKIQLAQNVNEAQCAIMEASDQLSMLGSLWHIQTLEDRDNLVESATKFFIENRLRDSLEQFKEGLECLGLLHLMQKHPQLFKEVFMYEEKPLLAEDISALFKAELSPVGSNRRVVESRTICFWRDWLIEVEEGTAYPLTLDKILGFVSGSTAIPRLGFPVEPKLEFLHPQENEAPKIFPEANTCSIVLRLPIHPSYELFRENMESGILQSPTFGVM comes from the exons atgttctCTGAAAGGTTTGAGATGTTCCGCAACGAACAGCCGTTGCATGGTCCTGCTCGTCCCAGAAGGACGCGGAGGAGAAATGTGACATGTACATTTAAAGTAACTCTTCTCCGCACTGGTATTGATCGGTTATCTTCTTTGAGAG ATGCCATTGCCAGTCAGAGACTTGTTGTACAGAGAGAGCAGAGTGAGACACAGTTTGCAGAAATTCTCAGAAGCACGTTTCCACAGCTTCAAGGGAGAGAGTTTGAATTATGCAGGGTTGATGCACAGAGGCAGGTTTCACGTTTGAGTCTGGAGTCAAAAACCCCAGCAGCCATAATTGCTAGTGGGCAGCTAGGAAGATCGGCACTTTATGTACAAGAGAag AGTACTTATGCACTTGCACAAGTGaactcctctccagctccagccgtggcctccttctcatctccagccgtggcctccttctcagctccagccgtggcctccttctcagctccagctccagccgtggcctcctctccagctccagctccagccgtggcctccttctcagctccagctccagccgtggcctcctctccagctccagctccagccgtggcctccttctcagctccagctccagccgtggcctcctctccagctccagctccagccgtggcctcctctccagctccagctccagccgtggcctcctctccagctccagctccagccgtggcctcctctccagctccagctccagccgtggcctcctctccagctccagctccagccgtggcctccttctcatctccagccgtggcctccttctcagctccagccgtggcctcctctgctgctccagctccagccgtggcctcctctccagaaGTTTCAgtggcattttctttactcagtcCAGACACAGATATTTATATCTCAGATGAAGATGAGTATGA tgttgaccTGAAATCATTGTTAAATACAATGTCAAACAAAGTGGATTTTACAGCTGCACCCATTTCCAACCAAATCAATGTAACACGATGCAACATCCTAGACAGTGGCATCAGAGCCTTCCGACGCCAACGTTTTAACCCTGAGGCAAAACTAGATGTTGTGTTCAGAGATGCTGATGGGATTGGTGAGGGAGCCGCTGATGAGGGTGGACCAACGAGAGAATTTTTAACTTTGCTGATGAGGGAAATCCACTCATGCGAAATATTTGATGGAGAGGACTGGAAAAAAACACTTGCCTGCAATTCCAAAG aaagactgttctgtcaggtgtgCAACCTTCAGCCCCCAGTACCAGACCTTCAAGAGATTGCTGACTATGACTTCAGAGCAAAGATGACCAAG ATCCAGTTGGCACAGAATGTAAATGAAGCACAGTGTGCTATAATGGAGGCGTCTGACCAATTAAGTATGCTGGGGTCTCTATGGCACATCCAGACGCTAGAAGACAGAGACAACTTAGTGGAATCAGCTACCAAGTTTTTCATCGAGAACAGGTTGAGGGATTCCTTGGAACA ATTTAAAGAGGGCCTGGAGTGTCTTGGGCTTTTACATTTGATGCAAAAGCATCCTCAGCTCTTTAAAGAAGTATTTATGTATGAGGAGAAGCCACTTTTGGCCGAAGACATATCTGCTTTGTTTAAAGCAGAACTTTCTCCAGTTGGCAGCAACAGGAGAGTAGTGGAGAGTAGAACAATCTGTTTCTGGAGGGACTGGCTCATAGAAGTGGAAG AAGGAACTGCATATCCCCTCACCTTAGACAAGATTCTTGGATTTGTGTCAGGATCTACTGCTATTCCGAGGCTAGGGTTCCCAGTGGAACCCAAATTGGAGTTCTTACACCCTCAAGAGAATGAGGCCCCTAAAATTTTTCCAGAGGCAAATACCTGCAGCATTGTCTTGAGGCTACCAATCCATCCCAGCTATGAACTCTTCAGAGAAAACATGGAAAGTGGTATTTTGCAATCCCCCACTTTTGGAGTGATGTAG
- the LOC132131724 gene encoding uncharacterized protein LOC132131724 isoform X1, producing MFSERFEMFRNEQPLHGPARPRRTRRRNVTCTFKVTLLRTGIDRLSSLRDAIASQRLVVQREQSETQFAEILRSTFPQLQGREFELCRVDAQRQVSRLSLESKTPAAIIASGQLGRSALYVQEKSTYALAQVNSSPAPAVASFSSPAVASFSAPAVASFSAPAPAVASSPAPAPAVASFSAPAPAVASSPAPAPAVASFSAPAPAVASSPAPAPAVASSPAPAPAVASSPAPAPAVASSPAPAPAVASSPAPAPAVASFSSPAVASFSAPAVASSAAPAPAVASSPEVSVAFSLLSPDTDIYISDEDEYDVDLKSLLNTMSNKVDFTAAPISNQINVTRCNILDSGIRAFRRQRFNPEAKLDVVFRDADGIGEGAADEGGPTREFLTLLMREIHSCEIFDGEDWKKTLACNSKALYNGMYKIVGRMIAVCLIHGGVEPNFFSERLFCQVCNLQPPVPDLQEIADYDFRAKMTKIQLAQNVNEAQCAIMEASDQLSMLGSLWHIQTLEDRDNLVESATKFFIENRLRDSLEQFKEGLECLGLLHLMQKHPQLFKEVFMYEEKPLLAEDISALFKAELSPVGSNRRVVESRTICFWRDWLIEVEEGTAYPLTLDKILGFVSGSTAIPRLGFPVEPKLEFLHPQENEAPKIFPEANTCSIVLRLPIHPSYELFRENMESGILQSPTFGVM from the exons atgttctCTGAAAGGTTTGAGATGTTCCGCAACGAACAGCCGTTGCATGGTCCTGCTCGTCCCAGAAGGACGCGGAGGAGAAATGTGACATGTACATTTAAAGTAACTCTTCTCCGCACTGGTATTGATCGGTTATCTTCTTTGAGAG ATGCCATTGCCAGTCAGAGACTTGTTGTACAGAGAGAGCAGAGTGAGACACAGTTTGCAGAAATTCTCAGAAGCACGTTTCCACAGCTTCAAGGGAGAGAGTTTGAATTATGCAGGGTTGATGCACAGAGGCAGGTTTCACGTTTGAGTCTGGAGTCAAAAACCCCAGCAGCCATAATTGCTAGTGGGCAGCTAGGAAGATCGGCACTTTATGTACAAGAGAag AGTACTTATGCACTTGCACAAGTGaactcctctccagctccagccgtggcctccttctcatctccagccgtggcctccttctcagctccagccgtggcctccttctcagctccagctccagccgtggcctcctctccagctccagctccagccgtggcctccttctcagctccagctccagccgtggcctcctctccagctccagctccagccgtggcctccttctcagctccagctccagccgtggcctcctctccagctccagctccagccgtggcctcctctccagctccagctccagccgtggcctcctctccagctccagctccagccgtggcctcctctccagctccagctccagccgtggcctcctctccagctccagctccagccgtggcctccttctcatctccagccgtggcctccttctcagctccagccgtggcctcctctgctgctccagctccagccgtggcctcctctccagaaGTTTCAgtggcattttctttactcagtcCAGACACAGATATTTATATCTCAGATGAAGATGAGTATGA tgttgaccTGAAATCATTGTTAAATACAATGTCAAACAAAGTGGATTTTACAGCTGCACCCATTTCCAACCAAATCAATGTAACACGATGCAACATCCTAGACAGTGGCATCAGAGCCTTCCGACGCCAACGTTTTAACCCTGAGGCAAAACTAGATGTTGTGTTCAGAGATGCTGATGGGATTGGTGAGGGAGCCGCTGATGAGGGTGGACCAACGAGAGAATTTTTAACTTTGCTGATGAGGGAAATCCACTCATGCGAAATATTTGATGGAGAGGACTGGAAAAAAACACTTGCCTGCAATTCCAAAG CACTGTACAATGGAATGTACAAAATAGTTGGACGGATGATAGCTGTGTGCCTGATACATGGTGGTGTGGAGccaaattttttttcagaaagactgttctgtcaggtgtgCAACCTTCAGCCCCCAGTACCAGACCTTCAAGAGATTGCTGACTATGACTTCAGAGCAAAGATGACCAAG ATCCAGTTGGCACAGAATGTAAATGAAGCACAGTGTGCTATAATGGAGGCGTCTGACCAATTAAGTATGCTGGGGTCTCTATGGCACATCCAGACGCTAGAAGACAGAGACAACTTAGTGGAATCAGCTACCAAGTTTTTCATCGAGAACAGGTTGAGGGATTCCTTGGAACA ATTTAAAGAGGGCCTGGAGTGTCTTGGGCTTTTACATTTGATGCAAAAGCATCCTCAGCTCTTTAAAGAAGTATTTATGTATGAGGAGAAGCCACTTTTGGCCGAAGACATATCTGCTTTGTTTAAAGCAGAACTTTCTCCAGTTGGCAGCAACAGGAGAGTAGTGGAGAGTAGAACAATCTGTTTCTGGAGGGACTGGCTCATAGAAGTGGAAG AAGGAACTGCATATCCCCTCACCTTAGACAAGATTCTTGGATTTGTGTCAGGATCTACTGCTATTCCGAGGCTAGGGTTCCCAGTGGAACCCAAATTGGAGTTCTTACACCCTCAAGAGAATGAGGCCCCTAAAATTTTTCCAGAGGCAAATACCTGCAGCATTGTCTTGAGGCTACCAATCCATCCCAGCTATGAACTCTTCAGAGAAAACATGGAAAGTGGTATTTTGCAATCCCCCACTTTTGGAGTGATGTAG